The region TATGCCAAATAAAGGCGAGTTTAAACGTGATGTTCCTCGTTGGGGTGCAGTTCCTAGAAAAGATAGATTTCCACAAGGTAAAGAGCAATTAAATCGCATCGAAGTTATCAAAGAGTACAACTGGGAAAATCTTTTAAAACCTGAGTTTGATAAATGTGAAGGTAAAAAAACTCTTATCATAACAGGTGGAACTGGTTATGGTTTTACTAAAGAAACATTGAGTGATCTTAACTTAGAAGCTGATGTTGTAAAAGTTCTTATGCCCTACCCTCTTCCTGTTGAGCAGATGCAAGAAAGATTTAAATCTTACGATAAAGTTTTAGTAGTTGAAGAACCTTATCCATGTATAGAAGAGCAAATAGCATCTCCTAATGTTTATGGTAAAAATACTCATAGCATCCACCAAATAGATGAAATGAGCAAAGAAGAGATTTTAAAAGCATTTAAAAATATCGGTCTTTATGATGGTCAAAACATCTATGCAACTCCACCATCATTAGACTTTGAAGTTGAAGCTAGACCACCTGCTCTTTGTCCTGGCTGTCCGCATCGTGATGTTTACTATGCTATAACAAAAGTATTTAAACATAAAAAAGCTATCTACCCATCAGACATAGGTTGTTATACTCTAGCTCTTGCTCAAGGTGCAATAGATAGTATCCTTTGTATGGGTGCTAGTGTCTCTATGGCTAGTGGTTTTTCTATAAGTGATCCTGATAAAACAACAGTTGCAACTATCGGTGATGGAACATTTTTTCACTCTGGAATCCCACCACTTTTAAATGCAGTTTATCAAAACCACAAGTTTATTCTTGTTATTTTAGACAACTCAACTATTGCTATGACTGGTCGTCAAACTACACCATCAAGAAGCAATAAAAATATTGACATTAAAAAGATTGTTGAAGGTATGGGCATCGACTGTATGGAACACCAATACTCTTATGAGATGCAAGATAATATTGACTTCTTTAGAGAGGTTAAAAAAGTTCATGCAGATGCAACTGGTCCGACTGTTGTGGTTGTAAGAGAGTTTTGTATCTTAGATAGAGAGAGAGCTCCTGAGTTTATTCCAAATATTTTTGCTAAAGTAGACCCTGATCTTTGTGTAGCTTGTGATCAATGTACAACAGTTTACAAATGCCCTCCAATGGCTTACAACGATGATGGAGTCATAGAGATAGACCCTTTCTTGTGTGCTGGTTGTGGAGGTTGTTTGGATGTAGTTTGTCCAACAGATGCGTTTATACAAGATTTTGACTACTTAAAGAGAGGTAACTAAGATGAAGTATCAGATAGTAATAGCTGGATTTGGTGGTCAAGGTGTTGTTTTTTTGGTTAAAGTGTTAGCAATTTGTGCTGGTAATCGTAATATTGCGTTTTTAGGAACTGAAAATCATGGTATGAGTCAAAGAGGCGGTTCTGTCTCTTGTGACATCAAAATAGGTGATTTTACTAATCCTGTTATAGATAAAAATCAAGCTGACCTAATGATAGCACTAGAAAAAAACGAAGGTCTTAGAAATCTCGCCTTTTTAAAACTTAGTGGTACACTTGTTACTAATGCAAAAGATAAAGACAAATACCCTGAACTTCCTTTTAAAGGTTTTGCAAAGATAGATGCCTTTAAAAAAGCTGAAAATGGAGAGTTTCCAATACAAGGACTAAATGTTTATATGCTTGGGTTTGCTCTTGTTCATGACAAAGAGTTTCCCTTTAGTATTCAAGAAGTAAAAGATGCTATCACTCAAATGAATGCAAAAGTAGCTGCACAAAACATCATTATCTTAGAACAAGCGATGAGAGATGCCAAGGAGTCAAAATAATGTGGAATAAAATAGAAGGCCAACCAAGAGAAAAAATAGCCGAGTTACAATTTGAAAGATTAAAAGAGACACTTACAAGAGTTTATGAACTGACTCCTTTTTATAAAGAAAAATTTGATGAACTTGGCATATCTCCTAAAGATATAAAATCTTTAAAAGATATAAAAAAATTACCTTTTACAAAAAAACAAGATTTAAGAAATCACTACCCTTTTGGACTCTTTACAGTTCCAATGAGTGAAGTTGTTAGAGTTCACAGCTCAAGCGGAACAACAGGAAAGCCAACTGTAGTTGGTTATACTCAATCTGATATGGATGTATGGGATGAAGTAATGGCTAGAGTCTATACTATGGCTGGAGCAACTGCTAGTGATGTTGTACACAATGCTTATGGTTATGGTCTTTTTACGGGTGGTCTTGGATTTGATGGTGGTGCTAAAAAAATTGGTGCTACTACTATTCCTGCAAGTAGTGGTTTTACAGATAGACAAGTTATGCTTATGAAAGATTTCAAAGCAACTATTATGGCATCTACTCCATCATTTGCACTTCATATGTATGAATCTGCTAAAAAAACTGGTAGTGATTACTTAAAAGATTTTAAATTAAAATCTGGTGTATTTGGAGCTGAACCTACAAGCGATGGACTTAAAGAAGAAGTTGCTCGTGTTTGGGGCATCGACTATCACGAAGTTTATGGACTAAGTGAAATTATAGGGCCAGGTGTAAGTTCAAACTGTAAACACTCTAAACTTCTTCATGTAAATGAGGATCACTTTTACCCTGAAATCATAGATCACAAAACTGGTGAAGTTCTACCAGACGGTGAGCGTGGAGAGTTAGTTATAACATCACTTACAAAACAAGCTCTTCCTATTATCCGTTACCGTACAGGTGATATCACTTCACTTCATCGTGAGCCATGTGGATGCGGAAGAACTTTAGTACGTATGGAGAGTATTGTAGGTCGTGTTGATGATATGATAATTGTTAATGGTGTAAATGTTTACCCTTCTCAAGTTGAACATGTTATTGCAAATACTGAGGGCGTTACACTAAACTATCAAATTATTGCAGATAAAAAAGGACATCTTGATAAAATAGATATCTTAGTTGAAGTTAGTGATGATGTACTTAGTGATTCAGTTGCTGAGATGGAAAAAATCAAAAAAGACATTCAGCACTCACTTGCAAACAACCTTTACATAAATGCAAATGTTAAACTTGTTGAACCTAGAAGTATTGAGAGAAGTATGGGTAAAGCCGTTAGAGTTGTGGATAAAAGGGTATAAAATGTCAAAAATATTAAAACAATTATCTATATTTGTTGAAAACAAAAAAGGTGAACTTAGTGACATTACTACACTTTTAGCATCTAACAATATCTCTATAAGCTCCATAAATCTATCAGATGCTAGTGATTTTGGTATTCTTAGACTAATTGTAAGCGACAACAATAA is a window of uncultured Sulfurimonas sp. DNA encoding:
- a CDS encoding thiamine pyrophosphate-dependent enzyme; this encodes MKQTLMGNDAIAWGLIHANVDMVSGYPGTPSSEILTEVQKIKHKLNLDVYAEWGTNEKVGFEVAYAGAIAGKRTCATMKQVGLNVASDALMSAAYIGNLGGMLLIAADDPGFHSSQTEQDSRVFAKFARIPVLDPATPQDAYDLTKYGVELSEKFQIPVMLRPVMRVCHAREIIEMDEETNFMPNKGEFKRDVPRWGAVPRKDRFPQGKEQLNRIEVIKEYNWENLLKPEFDKCEGKKTLIITGGTGYGFTKETLSDLNLEADVVKVLMPYPLPVEQMQERFKSYDKVLVVEEPYPCIEEQIASPNVYGKNTHSIHQIDEMSKEEILKAFKNIGLYDGQNIYATPPSLDFEVEARPPALCPGCPHRDVYYAITKVFKHKKAIYPSDIGCYTLALAQGAIDSILCMGASVSMASGFSISDPDKTTVATIGDGTFFHSGIPPLLNAVYQNHKFILVILDNSTIAMTGRQTTPSRSNKNIDIKKIVEGMGIDCMEHQYSYEMQDNIDFFREVKKVHADATGPTVVVVREFCILDRERAPEFIPNIFAKVDPDLCVACDQCTTVYKCPPMAYNDDGVIEIDPFLCAGCGGCLDVVCPTDAFIQDFDYLKRGN
- a CDS encoding 2-oxoacid:acceptor oxidoreductase family protein: MKYQIVIAGFGGQGVVFLVKVLAICAGNRNIAFLGTENHGMSQRGGSVSCDIKIGDFTNPVIDKNQADLMIALEKNEGLRNLAFLKLSGTLVTNAKDKDKYPELPFKGFAKIDAFKKAENGEFPIQGLNVYMLGFALVHDKEFPFSIQEVKDAITQMNAKVAAQNIIILEQAMRDAKESK
- a CDS encoding phenylacetate--CoA ligase, with translation MWNKIEGQPREKIAELQFERLKETLTRVYELTPFYKEKFDELGISPKDIKSLKDIKKLPFTKKQDLRNHYPFGLFTVPMSEVVRVHSSSGTTGKPTVVGYTQSDMDVWDEVMARVYTMAGATASDVVHNAYGYGLFTGGLGFDGGAKKIGATTIPASSGFTDRQVMLMKDFKATIMASTPSFALHMYESAKKTGSDYLKDFKLKSGVFGAEPTSDGLKEEVARVWGIDYHEVYGLSEIIGPGVSSNCKHSKLLHVNEDHFYPEIIDHKTGEVLPDGERGELVITSLTKQALPIIRYRTGDITSLHREPCGCGRTLVRMESIVGRVDDMIIVNGVNVYPSQVEHVIANTEGVTLNYQIIADKKGHLDKIDILVEVSDDVLSDSVAEMEKIKKDIQHSLANNLYINANVKLVEPRSIERSMGKAVRVVDKRV